The genomic region AGCTGTTCCTTACGATGCTGTTGACGTCCGAGTCAAAGCTCCCGATGTGGTGGGAGGTGTTGCTTTTGGTGTTGATAGAGGCGCTCATGGCGGCGCCCCCCAGTGGCTCCAGACCCTCTTCATCCCACATGTAGGTTCCCCCGGAGCCGCAGCTGTCCGATGGGGACAGGTCCAGGGACGAACCGCCCTCCAGAGAGAGaagatgtttttatgtatttgtctgTAAAACACTCGCACTAAGTCGAACCAAAGAcgtgacacaaacaaaaaagaatgactgacaaaaacacagacttgTTTATATCCTGTACCTGCAGCAGAACTGGGAGACATCAGCTGTTTAATGGGCTCACAGCAGAAACCAGTCAGCGGTTCAGGGCATCTGTTCAGTGCTGCCTGACAGGAGGAGAGAAGCTGCTGCTTCGCCCTGTGAAACGTGACTCACGTCCTCTGTCCTAACGGTCTAAGGGTGGGGTCGCTGCACCGCTGCACCTCTCACCTGTCATTCCATTCCTGGCATTAATTACATCACTTTAATGATGTCACACCCTGTCAGGTATCAGCCCAGGATTACCCTGAACTTGGCTCCCGGGGCAGATCCAGCACTACACCTGCTcccctcactgagctgcagaggATCTGGGGAAGCTTTCCCTTTTTGGTCCCAACGTTGGATCCAGCTTTGTTTTCACGTCTCATCGTTAAAACTTTTTACTTATTTTCTGCTGTGCCAGATGTTTCTGTGACTGCACAAGAGCTGAACTCTAATTAACTGGAAAACTAACCCTCTCTGCTTTGTGAACTGATAATGGTGTTTGAGCCGTAAatgaacagctgcagcttttgttttgaccttttctgtgaCCTACCTGGTCGTGATATTCCGGCTGGCTGGGTCGTCTCTGGCGTGACAGTCGGCTCAGACGTTGCTCTTCTCGTTCGCCTGGAGACAAACAAAAgcttttagaaatgtttttttttgttttgtttttgtttcaagaCTTTTTGTGTGAAACTCACCGCTCAGCGTCATACTGTCCCAGTCCACACCGTCGTCCAGAAAACAGAGTCCTGTCACCCCACCAGGACCCCCCTTGTCCTCATTGAACCTGGTGCTTGACTGGTCGAGTCCAGAGTCGTCGTCTTCGTTTTTGGAGGAAAGCAGCATCACGCCGACGCCTCCGTTTCCTACAAACACAAGACAAGACATGTGACAATCTGCTGAGGGAAAGGCCGcgtctgtgcctgtgtgtttgtgcgtccTTACCGAGGTTGTCAAAGTCGTCCATGTACTCCTGACTCGTATCATTCCTATCCAGAGAGGAGGTCGAAGACAGGGACATCTCCTCCAGTGTCTCCACGACAATCGACACCTCTGCCTGGGACACCAACTCTCCTGAGACCCCCTCTGTCTCCGGAGTGTCCGGGGTAGTTTCTGACAGGTGTGACAGGTGAGATGTGATGTGAGATGATTGTAGAAACAGAGAAATGACGCTGATGCCAAATGAAAATTACGTTACCTgggctgttttctgttgtcGACGGCGTCTCTGCTGAGTTCTTCCAGCCCCTCAGGTTCACTTCCTGGTCACTACCAGACGCAATGGCTTGGGTCACTCTGAGGGGGCGGGGCTGCTTGATGAGTGACGGGCGTGACATTTTGTAGCTGACGCCACTGGGCTTGGAGGCAGAGACGAGGCTGGACAGGAGGGGTTTCTTTAAGGCGGAGGGGGGCAGGAGTGATATGGTGCTGAGCCCTGATCTTCCTGAAGCAGCAGAGCTCTGAACTCTGACCCCTCCACCTCTGGGCGGAGCATGAGTGGAGGGAGCAGTCGGCTCCTTAAGGCCCCGTTCAGCCGCCCTGTTGGTGGCGTGGGGGGACGAGGAATGCTGCCGGACCTGGGTGAGGCTACGTGACCGAAATCGATCGCTCTGAGCCAGCTGGACTGTTGAAGTGGACCCGAGGCTGTCGGTGGAGTGTGAGCGGCTGGCTGGCGGTTTCTTTAGCAGGGGGGACCCAGAACGAGAACCAGGACCAGAACCTGGCCTAGAACCACCAAAACTCAGAGGCCTTCTCAGAGAATCAACTATTCCGCTCTGTGATTTAGGTCCACAAAGGCCATTCAGGGTTGGTTTTGTCCCGTTGGTCAGCCCAGTCTGGCTTGGTTTGGGACCGTAAGATCCACTTTTAGAAACAGGAAGTGTTCTGGGGCTGGactgtggtgatggtgatgatgatggcgTAACAGGCTGGCCAAGGCCACGCCCCTTCCCTGTTTTTTTGGCGTCATGCTGCGACACCACTGGTGAGCCCGGTTGCCGTTGGGAATAAGGCTGATGGATGTTGGTACCGGGGCGATTCTGCCCACCATTCCcaccttttcctcttctccacTCCCTCTCCCCGTCCTCCATCAGCCCGTTTTCTTTCCTCCATTTCATGGAGAACGAAGTTGGTACTCTGATGAACCCATTCTGCTTAATAGAGGGGGGGGTTGCAGCTCCAGTGGTGGTGGTGACTCCCACCGGGCCAGGATGGTGGTAGAACCCGTTGGTGAGGCGGGTGCTGGAAGCAGCAGCAAAGGTGCCGCCGTTCACTGGACCCATCTGTGACCCGCTGGAGGAGGCAGCAGATTTGGGCCGCGAGCCGAACTTGGGCAGCCTAGAGACCATGGTGGGCATGGCGGCGGGATGGTCGATAAGAGGAGGGGCTGACATCAGACTCCACCCACTTCACCATGGAGACACAGAGCAGGAGGAGCTGTAGAtgacaaaacaggaagtaatAAATAATCTTGGACAGTAACAGGAATTAAACTGTTTTAGCTCAATCAGCTCCAATAAAACCACATAAGTAAGATCAGAAAAAGGAGCTGGAGGGACTAgtagcgcacacacacacacgcacacacacacacacacacacacacacacacacacacacacacacacacacacacacacacacacacacacacacacacacacacacaccccacagaAAATCATTTATAGACCGTTAATGTGACTAACAGCTGAAACACTGCAGGGTgagttcaggtgtgtgtgtgcagacaacATATTAAttatctaacacacacacacacacacacacacacgcacacacacacacacgcacacacacacgcacacacacacgcacacacacacgcacacacacacaccacagaaaaTCATTTATAGACCGTTAATGTGACTAACAGCTGAAACACTGCAGGGTgagttcaggtgtgtgtgtgcagacaacATATTAAttatctaacacacacacacacacacacacacacacacacacacacacacacacacacacaccacgcCCCTAACAAAAACAATCAGCTGCTCCTGCACAGATAGCGATCAGAAAAATGATGTTGACACACCCTAACCCGCCGCCCTGTGTGtaactgtacacacacacacacacacacacacacacacacacacacacacacacacacacacgtgtaacAGCACATGAACCCCAGGCGGTAAAAAACAAGGACAGCCTGTTTCAGGTATGAAAGTGTGTGTTACTAAAAGAGCAGATTTTGGGTGGAGAGTCAGTTTGTGCAGCAGACAAGGACACGGTGAAAACACTGATAATATTGAACATAACACACTGAAACTGACGATGATCAAAATAAATCAGAACATCcaagaaattaattaattgttcGGTCCAAAAACCACAGACTATCTGGCACCGTTCGGTCTCTTCACCTGAAAAATGATCTTTTATGAGGAGTTGCAGATTAATGTTCTGTGGATGGACTAATTTCACCTCTACACACCTGTAAATGGTCTAAAGCTCTTTTTACACCATTTGTCCACTCACACCTTCATACACCGGGGGAGAAGCCACCAGGGGaaacttggggttcagtgtcttgcccaaagACACTtcggcctgtggaccagggaagccaaggatcgaaccaccaaccctctggctcatggtcgacctgctctacctcctgagcctttttgccttttattttcttttacccCTCAGCTCAAACTTAAGGGAGGAACAAGACCAGGACTCAAACTGTGCTCAGGCCATAAACACCAACATGCTCCCACTGACGTTAAGCAGGTTCCTGTTCGGAGAACTGGCGTCAGCAGCTAATTACCTGAAGCTCCTGCTCTGGTATATAGTTAAGGACAGACTCACAGTCCTACAGGAAACGTGTCTGACTACGGTCTGACGTTTCATAAACTCTAAT from Mastacembelus armatus chromosome 19, fMasArm1.2, whole genome shotgun sequence harbors:
- the ccser2b gene encoding serine-rich coiled-coil domain-containing protein 2 isoform X1, whose protein sequence is MSAPPLIDHPAAMPTMVSRLPKFGSRPKSAASSSGSQMGPVNGGTFAAASSTRLTNGFYHHPGPVGVTTTTGAATPPSIKQNGFIRVPTSFSMKWRKENGLMEDGEREWRRGKGGNGGQNRPGTNIHQPYSQRQPGSPVVSQHDAKKTGKGRGLGQPVTPSSSPSPQSSPRTLPVSKSGSYGPKPSQTGLTNGTKPTLNGLCGPKSQSGIVDSLRRPLSFGGSRPGSGPGSRSGSPLLKKPPASRSHSTDSLGSTSTVQLAQSDRFRSRSLTQVRQHSSSPHATNRAAERGLKEPTAPSTHAPPRGGGVRVQSSAASGRSGLSTISLLPPSALKKPLLSSLVSASKPSGVSYKMSRPSLIKQPRPLRVTQAIASGSDQEVNLRGWKNSAETPSTTENSPETTPDTPETEGVSGELVSQAEVSIVVETLEEMSLSSTSSLDRNDTSQEYMDDFDNLGNGGVGVMLLSSKNEDDDSGLDQSSTRFNEDKGGPGGVTGLCFLDDGVDWDSMTLSGEREEQRLSRLSRQRRPSQPEYHDQGGSSLDLSPSDSCGSGGTYMWDEEGLEPLGGAAMSASINTKSNTSHHIGSFDSDVNSIDILNNLDSCDLDDDDLMLDADLAEDTSLHSDGEGLSHMAQWRKRQLCWGMQDVHNDNESDFQCYQLTEDPGNQRTDATRDGDLVLDLRPPRSASLSPGTPALGLDVEELAEDCSAVRSQLEHLQRLLLQEEDVDDDTLTTDTVSPEENDSSQGSDMQVQALLQEVQQLREELRSRDRTIAQLTLQLTAPMATTRCCCQETTRMDRQTQTTETERESVASQTPWREHAPQILHSSSPKHQEPLTDQIPTPPQAPANPFSTHSEIPAARPPCCPGPDATTQGGEDDGKRQRKVEEEEKDQTKERRRTNSRSLQPPQPSKLRLFLSQTSRLAASSGSASALKTTSEPERNGTSGVKLKSLAFPSGSSRLPKPKSH
- the ccser2b gene encoding serine-rich coiled-coil domain-containing protein 2 isoform X3; this encodes MSAPPLIDHPAAMPTMVSRLPKFGSRPKSAASSSGSQMGPVNGGTFAAASSTRLTNGFYHHPGPVGVTTTTGAATPPSIKQNGFIRVPTSFSMKWRKENGLMEDGEREWRRGKGGNGGQNRPGTNIHQPYSQRQPGSPVVSQHDAKKTGKGRGLGQPVTPSSSPSPQSSPRTLPVSKSGSYGPKPSQTGLTNGTKPTLNGLCGPKSQSGIVDSLRRPLSFGGSRPGSGPGSRSGSPLLKKPPASRSHSTDSLGSTSTVQLAQSDRFRSRSLTQVRQHSSSPHATNRAAERGLKEPTAPSTHAPPRGGGVRVQSSAASGRSGLSTISLLPPSALKKPLLSSLVSASKPSGVSYKMSRPSLIKQPRPLRVTQAIASGSDQEVNLRGWKNSAETPSTTENSPETTPDTPETEGVSGELVSQAEVSIVVETLEEMSLSSTSSLDRNDTSQEYMDDFDNLGNGGVGVMLLSSKNEDDDSGLDQSSTRFNEDKGGPGGVTGLCFLDDGVDWDSMTLSGEREEQRLSRLSRQRRPSQPEYHDQGGSSLDLSPSDSCGSGGTYMWDEEGLEPLGGAAMSASINTKSNTSHHIGSFDSDVNSIDILNNLDSCDLDDDDLMLDADLAEDTSLHSDGEGLSHMAQWRKRQLCWGMQDVHNDNESDFQCYQLTEDPGNQRTDATRDGDLVLDLRPPRSASLSPGTPALGLDVEELAEDCSAVRSQLEHLQRLLLQEEDVDDDTLTTDTVSPEENDSSQGSDMQVQALLQEVQQLREELRSRDRTIAQLTLQLTAPMATTRCCCQETTRMDRQTQTTETERESVASQTPWREHAAFPPVPFLSPPWQYQRSRPFRGKPKPSIPSHLARKTTDTSLLQPQTPGATDRPDPNATPGPS
- the ccser2b gene encoding serine-rich coiled-coil domain-containing protein 2 isoform X2; amino-acid sequence: MSAPPLIDHPAAMPTMVSRLPKFGSRPKSAASSSGSQMGPVNGGTFAAASSTRLTNGFYHHPGPVGVTTTTGAATPPSIKQNGFIRVPTSFSMKWRKENGLMEDGEREWRRGKGGNGGQNRPGTNIHQPYSQRQPGSPVVSQHDAKKTGKGRGLGQPVTPSSSPSPQSSPRTLPVSKSGSYGPKPSQTGLTNGTKPTLNGLCGPKSQSGIVDSLRRPLSFGGSRPGSGPGSRSGSPLLKKPPASRSHSTDSLGSTSTVQLAQSDRFRSRSLTQVRQHSSSPHATNRAAERGLKEPTAPSTHAPPRGGGVRVQSSAASGRSGLSTISLLPPSALKKPLLSSLVSASKPSGVSYKMSRPSLIKQPRPLRVTQAIASGSDQEVNLRGWKNSAETPSTTENSPETTPDTPETEGVSGELVSQAEVSIVVETLEEMSLSSTSSLDRNDTSQEYMDDFDNLGNGGVGVMLLSSKNEDDDSGLDQSSTRFNEDKGGPGGVTGLCFLDDGVDWDSMTLSGEREEQRLSRLSRQRRPSQPEYHDQGGSSLDLSPSDSCGSGGTYMWDEEGLEPLGGAAMSASINTKSNTSHHIGSFDSDVNSIDILNNLDSCDLDDDDLMLDADLAEDTSLHSDGEGLSHMAQWRKRQLCWGMQDVHNDNESDFQCYQLTEDPGNQRTDATRDGDLVLDLRPPRSASLSPGTPALGLDVEELAEDCSAVRSQLEHLQRLLLQEEDVDDDTLTTDTVSPEENDSSQGSDMQVQALLQEVQQLREELRSRDRTIAQLTLQLTAPMATTRCCCQETTRMDRQTQTTETERESVASQTPWREHAAFPPVPFLSPPWQYQRSRPFRGKPKPSIPSHLARKRVEKLVLYFSDTAWYSNTFLSSSPVSSSSNTRLSVSSFPSLPSFPCPTHQETLLAKVCETGQTLKVHELISGH